One window of Hoplias malabaricus isolate fHopMal1 chromosome 16, fHopMal1.hap1, whole genome shotgun sequence genomic DNA carries:
- the tmem9b gene encoding transmembrane protein 9B, with translation MSPRCLRLAGGVLTTMCFLLMLSAQISEAKKSEDIRCKCICPPYKEVEGQIYNQNVSLKDCNCLHVVEPMPVEGKDVEAYCLRCECKYEERSSGTIKATIIIYLTVLGLLLLYMVYLTLLEPMLKRRLFGHSQLIQSEDDVGDQQPFANAHDVLSHSRARPNMLNKVEHAQQRWRRQVQEQRKSVFDRHVVLS, from the exons ATGTCTCCACGGTGTTTAAGGCTCGCCGGCGGTGTTTTGACGACGATGTGTTTTCTTCTGATGCTGTCAGCACAAATATCAGAGGCTAAG AAATCGGAGGATATCCGGTGTAAATGTATCTGCCCACCTTACAAAGAGGTCGAAGGACAGATCTACAATCAAAATGTTTCACTGAAGGATTG CAACTGCCTTCATGTTGTGGAGCCCATGCCAGTTGAAGGGAAAGATGTAGAAGCTTACTGTTTGCGCTGTGAATGCAAGTATGAAGAGAGAAGTTCTGGAACCATTAAA GCGACTATTATTATTTACCTGACTGTTCTGGGGCTGCTGTTGCTGTACATGGTTTATCTGACCTTGCTAGAGCCCATGCTGAAGAGACGCCTGTTTGGACACTCGCAGCTCATCCAGAGTGAAGATGATGTTGGG GACCAACAGCCATTTGCTAATGCCCATGACGTGTTATCTCATTCGCGAGCTCGTCCCAATATGCTTAACAAAGTGGAGCATGCTCAGCAGCGCTGGAGGAGGCAGGTCCAGGAACAGCGCAAGTCTGTGTTCGACCGGCATGTGGTGCTCAGTTAA